From Xiphophorus hellerii strain 12219 chromosome 9, Xiphophorus_hellerii-4.1, whole genome shotgun sequence, a single genomic window includes:
- the fam78bb gene encoding protein FAM78B has translation MYGLIVLILVESQPAARFPGPVRFSFSCAVMGCIQSIACNKSRIKRENIVVHDLSATIDHCPTVIEENSPIVLRYKTPYFKAAARIVMPPIPRNETWVVGWIQACTQMEFYNTYGDIGMSSWELPQLREGLVRAISDSDGISYPWYGNTTETVTIVGPTSKPSRFTVSMNDNFYPSVTWAVPVSESNTPLLTNIKRDQSFTTWLVALNTTSKEKILLHTIKWRMRVDIVVDPAQPLGSRARLVGRLYQEQPRVLSRMEPVPPNAMGKPNANDAQVLMWRPRRGPPLVVIPPK, from the exons ATGTACGGCCTCATAGTGTTGATACTGGTCGAGTCCCAGCCAGCTGCGAGGTTCCCCGGGCCTGTGAGGTTCTCCTTCTCCTGCGCAGTCATGGGCTGCATTCAGAGCATAGCCTGCAACAAGTCGCGAATCAAGCGGGAGAACATCGTGGTGCATGACCTGTCCGCCACCATAGACCACTGTCCGACTGTCATAGAGGAAAACTCCCCCATTGTGCTCCGATACAAGACGCCCTACTTTAAAGCCGCTGCGCGGATTGTCATGCCCCCCATTCCGCGCAACGAGACCTGGGTGGTGGGTTGGATCCAGGCGTGCACTCAAATGGAGTTTTACAACACCTACGGAGACATCGGCAT GTCAAGCTGGGAGCTGCCTCAGCTGCGGGAAGGTCTGGTGAGGGCCATCAGCGACTCCGATGGCATCAGTTACCCCTGGTACGGAAACACAACAGAGACCGTCACCATAGTGGGGCCCACCTCCAAACCGTCCCGCTTCACAGTCAGCATGAATGATAACTTTTACCCCAGTGTCACCTGGGCCGTGCCGGTCAGCGAATCCAACACGCCCTTGCTGACCAACATCAAGAGGGACCAGAGCTTCACCACCTGGCTGGTGGCGCTGAACACCACGTCCAAGGAGAAGATCCTGCTACACACCATCAAGTGGCGGATGAGGGTGGACATAGTTGTGGATCCAGCCCAGCCTCTGGGCTCCAGAGCCCGGCTGGTGGGCCGGCTGTACCAGGAACAACCGCGGGTGCTGAGCCGCATGGAGCCCGTCCCTCCAAACGCCATGGGGAAGCCGAACGCCAATGACGCCCAGGTTCTGATGTGGAGGCCAAGGAGAGGTCCTCCGCTTGTTGTCATACCGCCTAAGTAG